One Dioscorea cayenensis subsp. rotundata cultivar TDr96_F1 unplaced genomic scaffold, TDr96_F1_v2_PseudoChromosome.rev07_lg8_w22 25.fasta BLBR01000760.1, whole genome shotgun sequence genomic window, tttttaaaatattgctttttttaattaattactaaaataggtatttttttaaaaattatttaccaaattaggcatttttttatttttaatattaaatttttaaatttttttaatagctgtgggttccactggtttttaatattaaaattttattttaaaaatcggGTAGGTCCCACTagctttttaatattaaaaatttatttttttaaaactcgaGATGGTCCTACTagctaaattaaaaacaattttacaataaaactcttatcatttcataaaattttttacaactagttttattcccacttctacTTTTACTAATCCTAACAGataaaaattatgggtaatattcggtcaaaaatttaaaagataaaaattgttgtggttaaaattttttatatacataaaaattaaaattattccaataatacataaaaaaattaaaattatctccaatattAGAATAGTCAAAGATGTAATTGTTAGGGAGTAGGTGAGAGTATTATCGTGGGGTTGATGGGATAAATTATCGCAGAGCAAGACTCCACCCCATCTCACAAGAGCTATTGGGATCAAATTCATCATAACCATCCATTTTATTAGCTGAGgcctaaaaaaattatccttCATAGAAAAAATGTAATTGTTAGGGTAGGTGAGAGTATTATCGGATTGATGGGTACCGAATTATCTGGCAGAAAACTGGCACCTACCTCATTCATAAGAGCCATTGGATCAAATTGATCATAACCATTCATTTCATAGCTGAGTGCCTATATAAACCGGCCCAAGTCCCCTTTGTGaaaacacacaagtaatatTATATGAAAGATCCATAAATATAGAGAAGTTCTCCTCTAAAATTTGAgtcattttaatttctttattttcttgcaaaatttatttttatttcttttttacatttaagCTTTAGCAAAAATTCATATCCTCATTACACTCGAATCTAAAAAAAGCACTACTTTTAGTTGAGAGGAACACTCGACCAAGCGGGTCGCATGGACTATCTGATGAAAAGAACAAGCTCGTGGCATGTAGTATTTTTAATCCCTAATATCAAGCTTTCTCgaggaagaaaaaaactttCACCACGATCGTCGACTACTCAATCTTCGACTAATGGACCTCGTGTATGGTTTTTATTCGTGTTCACCAATTGACTTCTATATAAGCTTCTTCTTTTACTATACATATTTACTCTCCCAAAACTCATCATTTTCTACAATGACgtaaaaaaatcacttatttttggtttattataATGGTTCAATTACTACAAGCTGAGGAGACGTACAATATTTTCATCAAACGATCATTCTTGTTTTAGATAGAGAAAATGATATCTCTTTAGCCAATTTAAAGAGAATCATCATGGAAAGTATAGAAATTACGTATGATCAAAAGAATTACACATATCAAATATCGCATGCCTATTTCCTCAAGTCAAGGTAAGATCTACTATCGGTCTTTCAAATTACATAACGACCGAGATGTTCATATGATGTTCACCGCCACCAAGCATTTCATGATGTTCAAGTTATAGAATTGTATGTGGAACTTGATGTTGTGACTTCAACTAGTGCTTTTTCTCAACACCAAATTAATAGAAATGACAACATTCCACCACAAAGGcatcaaacacatcatgaaactGAGAACATTGCCATAGAACTACAACATAATTTCAATTTCACTGCTTGAGATGACGATGCCGCCATATGAGCCTCCGGTACATATGAGAGCacttgatttggaagcaatgtcTGCACCAGAATTTCCTGAATATCCCTCATTATATGTCAACACATTAAGAGGGGCAATGACAGATGGAGAATTGCATGCAGGTATGCAAtttcaaaacaaagatgatgctataacaacaattaaaaattactGCTTGCAGAAGTCCGTGGAATATAAAGTAATCGAGTCTGGTCCAACTCGGTATTTTGGAAGATGCAAGTCATATGGCGATGGATGCAGTTGGAGAGTTCGCGCATCCTATAGCAAGAGGAAGCAGATTTGGGAGATTACAAAATACAACGGCCCACACACTTGTACAGCAGCAATGGTCTCCCAAGATCATTCAAAGCtagattcaaacatgatttctCGATGTATACAAGCATTGGTAAAAGAGAAGCCATCTATCAATGTCTCTGTTTTAATAGCAGAGATCAGGAATCGGTATGGGTACACACCAACGTATAGAAAGGTATGGATTGCAAAACAGAAAGCAATTGAAGCTGCATTCGGTAATTGGGAGGAGTCATATAATGAGTTACCGAAATGGCTATCAGCGTTACAACAATTTGTCCCTGGGACAATAATTGATCTCCAAACTCAACAAGCATATGATGGAAATTACCCGGTACGCGATACTAACATTTTCCATAGGCTTTTTTGGAGTTTTCCCTCATGTgtggaggctttcaaatattgtaaGCCCGTAGTGCAGATAGATGGTACACATCTTTATGGAAAATATAAAGGGACTTTGTTGATGGCAATTGCACAAGatggtaataaaaatattcttccAATTGCATTTGCCATTGTGGAAGGAGAGACATTAGATGCATGGCGTTTCTTCTTAGAGCATCTACGAGCAGATGTGACACCGCAGGAAggcatatgttttatttctgaTCGTCACCAAGCTATCAAAGGAGCATTTAGAGCAATTGGTCGTCAGATGAGTCCTCCTTATGCCTATCATGTTTATTGCATTaaacacaaatcactattttatcaataaattaaatactaatcTTTTGTATTAATGATATGAAGATGATTTTATCACATATTCTCACTGTGCTTTTCTCATCATTAATCCTTGGTTTTTTAAGTCAGATATTGTTCttattctctttctttgatAATATATAGTTAAACACTAAGACACTCGTAGTTTAGTGATATCTCCTTCTCTGTATCTAATATGAGTTCCATGTTCGATTACTCAATGATGGAGGGATAAGGTCACGAGATAGCTCAACACCTGTCCGCACTCATTGAGTTAGGTAGCTCAATGATCGTGCGGCTTTCCCACCAATtcaatgtgtgtgtatatatatatatatatatatatcagtgttttcagacccggcccggaccGAGCGGTCGGACCGGATTAACCCCCGGCCTTAAAACTGGTCCagttcaatatataaaatcgaattttgataaaaccggggttgaaccgacAACCCGGGCGATCGGACCCGTGACCCGGTGACCCGATCGGGTCATCAACCTGGTTtacaccaattttttttttaattcttattttattttataatatattaatgtttggggttataatgtaaaattataaaactaaggaAGGGAGAGACCagagaatatttttattttaatttttttatgaattttttagttatgtatttccttgtgaatatttttatgcttctcaattaatttatattagtttattcttatgttatttggtgtatttcacttttttaatgtggtgtacttcaatatttatttatataaaatactggcttaaattttttaaaaatcatgtttttattttttttattttttattcttcaatatttaattttttaattatatataactaaaaattatattatttttaataaaaattattgatctcGGTTCAATCCCGGTTCAACCCGGTTGAACCTTTCGACCCTTGACCCCTGCCCTTTTCCGGGTCGATGCCCGGTCTGGGTCTGAaaactttgatatatatatatatatacttaaactTTCTTAAACTCTTTATTTAGTTCATTGctagata contains:
- the LOC120254943 gene encoding uncharacterized protein LOC120254943 yields the protein MPPYEPPVHMRALDLEAMSAPEFPEYPSLYVNTLRGAMTDGELHAGMQFQNKDDAITTIKNYCLQKSVEYKVIESGPTRYFGRCKSYGDGCSWRVRASYSKRKQIWEITKYNGPHTCTAAMVSQDHSKLDSNMISRCIQALVKEKPSINVSVLIAEIRNRYGYTPTYRKVWIAKQKAIEAAFGNWEESYNELPKWLSALQQFVPGTIIDLQTQQAYDGNYPVRDTNIFHRLFWSFPSCVEAFKYCKPVVQIDGTHLYGKYKGTLLMAIAQDGNKNILPIAFAIVEGETLDAWRFFLEHLRADVTPQEGICFISDRHQAIKGAFRAIGRQMSPPYAYH